The following proteins come from a genomic window of Acidimicrobiales bacterium:
- a CDS encoding acetone carboxylase subunit gamma has translation MTQVRITEYLSIDLEPERWTCVVCGHDLGDARGDYKQGCLVAARNPLEIHSAGVDPVAAGRVFAPDPEWVRIVEFYCPGCATLVEVEYLPPGHPLTHDIELDVDVLKQRFGNDGELDDDAIGGP, from the coding sequence GTGACGCAGGTCCGTATCACCGAGTACCTGAGCATCGACCTGGAACCCGAACGCTGGACGTGCGTCGTCTGCGGCCACGACCTCGGCGACGCCCGCGGCGACTACAAGCAGGGCTGCCTCGTCGCCGCCCGCAACCCGTTGGAGATCCACAGTGCCGGCGTCGACCCCGTGGCGGCCGGCCGCGTCTTCGCGCCCGACCCGGAGTGGGTGCGGATCGTGGAGTTCTACTGCCCCGGCTGCGCCACCCTCGTCGAGGTCGAGTACCTCCCCCCGGGGCACCCGCTGACCCACGACATCGAGCTGGACGTCGACGTCCTCAAGCAGCGGTTCGGCAACGACGGCGAGTTGGACGACGACGCGATCGGAGGGCCGTGA